The Lolium rigidum isolate FL_2022 chromosome 2, APGP_CSIRO_Lrig_0.1, whole genome shotgun sequence genomic interval ttattaagggcttcaccgccttaagagtgagatggataaactcttcgagggtctagatgacgactctaacctttcggttaaagagatgaaatctagattcttggcatatgatgccgagaagaagaaaaaggaggatgagctacaaaaccaaatgacagaaatgactgccatgcttaagaacctaactgccGGTGGAAtttctagtggggcttcggcctctaaggaaacctaccatgaagctaaccatgactatcccaaaaacacttcacccatgcctcatataaaccatagtgggaccgttccccattttgatggaactcactttccacattggaaatctgctatggaatctcatattcgcagctgcaggtgtggagctatgggagctcattgttcatggacatcgggagccacaagatcctactcggttgacctccaccgagttctacaaccgtcaactcaatgcctccgcacgtgacaagattagaagtggcatcaaccgcaagctccttgatcaagttgatgacattgtctccgctaaagagttgtgggatcggatcatagtactccaagagggaaccaatttgatccaatcagctctctatgagaccgctaagcaagaggcccaccagttcatgattcgagatggagaatccgtatccgatgcctatgctaggcttggtgctcttagagtaagggtcaagggacttggtgttgagaagtacaatgatggcttcgagatgaatgaagcattcataaagtccaaggtcattgctatgattgccgtcaagcaagaagacaccaaccttgcactcaacttgcaaatcatgaccaagagtgccgatctcaactccgatgatctcgtctcctatgtggccgccaatgaaaacatggccaaagcgggaaagaggctcatggcaatgaaccgtgtggaTGAAGCCTCGCACAACCATGAagggtcacacaaccttgctctcaaagctagggccgatcatgggagcaaagaagactatgaaattgaagaagaagaagagatgacttcaactagtgacatggctaccgactttgctttctttgccaagaaatacaaggcaaagtttccaatgctcctcaatgacaagaagaagaagagaacttgctacaattgtgatgaagatagccactttgcaaatgagtgcccttatgagaaaagggtagacaggccaagattcatcaaaggggtcaagccaagattgaagccaaacccaatcaacgatcgattcaagaagaacaagggaagagcttttgttggagccgagtacttgtccgatgatgaagatgaagatgaggagaaggaggccggggtggccggtttggctttctccaagcccgggtcactcttcacatatgactactccaaggactactccacggagaatgatgttggttcctccttcatggcaagaatcactcaagatgatgactccgatgactcttcctcctctacaatcgttggctcttgtcttatggcaagggaaaccaaggtaatggaatctccaccttccctatctagtgttcttgatgatgaaaatgaaaatcaagatgaactaattgtgcttaaggaactttacaatgttagatgcacccttcgtggtgaagctcttgtcaagtttgatttcttgatggactctctcaaagaaaaggatgagtccattgaggaattagaatatcaattggatgaaaaggaacggagattcaatctcctaagacaagagctaaaaaccgaaaggtgcatatctcaaggccttaagcaacaaattgaaacctatgaacttgataaagttaaggacctagaaactattgatagggctcaatctttgactcaagtgctccatacctcaaaagaggaacttgaagttgctcatgcttctctcactagggatcttgaccaccttgaaagagctaacaagcttgtaaaggatgagctcaagaaaggcgcggggaatcctttgtgggacctccactcctccaaacgtgacgtaccttgttgcaaagcaagagaacatgggaatacatcctcgtctccgcgtgctatcggttatctctaaccgaactccttacttgtgatttaactgcctgtgagagccttcgtgctcgagttagttgtatcctcatataggttgcttcacctagtttgcattaggctcatctttatattccgcaaagcctaatattgcaaagaaagaattaaaatctgtagaaacctattcaccccccccctctaggtttaccatctctatactttcaacacGGCTATTGGTTGTTCTCCTTTCAAGGCTCTCTACAAAGGAGATCCAAATTTCGGTGCAATGCCTAACTTCACAGTTGCCCAGGAATCAACTATTCATGAATCTGTTTTGGAATACCAGGCACAAACTGAATTATTGCGAGCTCAACTCTTGCGAGCCCAACAGCGCATGAAGTCGTATGCTGATCGCAATCGTTCGGAGCGTGAGTTTTCTGCAGGGGAACAAGTTCTACTGAAATTGCAGCCTTACGCCCAGCAATCGGTGGTAAATCGCCCCTATCCCAAACTATCCTACAAGTTCTTTGACCCTTATAAAATCCTGGAGAGAATTGGCCATGTCGGTTACAAGTTGGAGTTGCCGGAGACAGCACAAGTTCATCTGGTGTTCCATGTTTCCCAGCTGAAACCTTTTACCGCTAATTATACTCCTGTTTTCAGTGATCTACCAGTGGCAGCAGATTTGGCAACAACATCTCCAGTGCCAGCTGCCATCCTTCAGTGCCGCCTGGTCCGCAAGGGAAATGCTGCTTCTCCACAAGTGTTGGTGCAATGGGCGCATCTGCCAGCCGCTGCTGCAACTTGGGAAGACTATTACGTTCTCAAACACCGTTACCCCGATGCTGCACTTTGGGAGAATGAAGCAGAGGAGGTACTTGCACAAGGGGGGAGCAGTGTCACACCTACGATCTGCGAGGTGGTCATCGAGTCGTCAGGTCATCAGGAGCAAGACCTGTCGAAGGAAGATGGACTCATCTGCCAGGCTGATATTGACTAGCTGGTGTTTGCGTGTCTAGTTGTGTGTGTGGGCTAGCTGGGGGCCACATGTAAGTGTACCATCCAGTGTTATAAGGATGGGGTCGTTGTACTGAAAGGGTATGCGATTGGTAAAGAAAAACTCTGAAGCTCTCACCCTCTTCTCTGTATCTCACCTAACCTGCTATTCTCGTCCCCAATTTCTATTCCATTTTCTCTGTATCGATCTAGATCCTGTGATTTGTCCCTCCACAACAACCGGGACATCACACTCGGGAACTTTTTTcatctgaaaccaaaaaaaatgAGCGGTTATTCTAAGTGCCGGTGAGATATAAGAGCTATGCTACAGATGCTCCAAATGTATCTGATTTAGTTCTAAGTTATACTAAATCAACCACACATCGGATGTCCCCGAAGGGACAATCAACCACACATATTATAGATGGGAGGAAGTATTAATCTACATTGTAGCTCTTAGTCAGCGAAAGTGTAGCTTAGATTGGTTGTTTATGTATCTAGATTTTACTAAAAAAATATACTACTCATTTATCTGATTTCTTTTAGAACGTAGATTAAAATGGAAGTGAGGAAGTATTGTATTACAAGACAAGACTTCTTCCAAGTTATACCGGCTAGTGGGCTTTGATTATAtaatctgtttttttttctgataAATAAATGTCCATGTTCTAGACGGCATGCACTGATGTgaatcttcttttttttttttttttgagaaattctctgcattcatatcacggaaagatacaaatttgttgacccttacaagcacagggaaacacaaacacaaaggaccaagaccacctagaacaccctaagaccaccatgacccatgaagatctccggagccctgtgtcatcatcccataaacttgagagaagacccctgcagcagaaagaactacaaccaagctcaagcaggtcatcatcttcgaccacggcgtaattgccaccacgctgcttcctccttccttgacaccagcgccgagaaggcatggacaccaatccaacacgcctgcagcagccgtcgccatctttggctttgagtaccgcgaaaagtgtcccttccggaaggaagggaactcgagtcaaccgaccggtccagcaccgcggccgggccatccgcccgggcaaaccaggaactccctccagcatcagtgccgaggaagaagaagaacagcagcagcaaatcataccgacaaggaggaagaagggtctttctcccgaccatctggccgattttggcgtcgccacgtcgaaccgcctcctcccctcgccaccaaggccggccggaaGAAGCTGCAGAACATGACAGCCGCAAGCCACCAgaagaacacaaaccctaacgaGGAAGGCGATTATACCGTCCCCTtcccctccctcgccaccacggccggccgagggGAAGACAGCACTAACAACCGCCCTCCGACTCCCAAAGCTCCACGACAGAGTCGACAGACGATCGTGCCCGGAGAGACCACCCTCCCCAGATCCATCGATCtgagaggaaaccaggccagcagctcgccggcgccgccacacgtggccttgccgagatggggaCCGAGCTCCAGCACCTTTATTCTGACGcgacgccgcctccaccatctcggcaGCGCCTCTCGAGACCCTAGGGGCCCCTACCACCGGCGATCCGAAGATCCACAGCCAGTAGGGAGATCCATCGCGCTGGAAACTGCTCCACCACCGTGGAGACATCCACGCCGCCGCACTCCCGCGCCAGCTCGCTGCCGGAGCCGCCGGAGTCGCCGAAGAcgtacgtcgccgccgccaggggAGCCTCCACCGCGCGACGGAcgaagcccccgccgccgccgtcgccgccagggCTTTTCCCTGCGGGTCTTCCGGCAGCGGCGAGGAGGACGGGGCGAGGAGGGAGGTggcagcggccggcggcgggagatCGCCCGTGCCGCCTAGGGTTAGGCGACGCGGGGGCAGTTCCGCCTGTGTGTTGAATCGAGGAAGCATGCAGTGTGCCATTTGGTATCTATTTTTTTCCCTTTACACTTGATAACCCGTTGCAAAAGGGAGATGGTATTGTAACCATCATCCTAATAGTCGTAAGTATATTACAAAACGAGTACTGGAATTTCCATGTACATTATACGGAAAATAGCAGTAATGTACTATCACACAATCACTTATTAGTTAGAATCTAGGTAAGAAATTTTCTTTTAAAAAAACACCAGAATAAGATCAAACTGTTGTATGTTGCACGCACGCGTTTCTCCCCGCCCGCCCGTGTGACGCGTTGACCGACGCACAGCTGCCGCTTTTCACGTGCCTCTGCTGCCGCTTGCCGGTTATACTGGCCAGTCCTTTTTCCCACGCGTTATTGAGCTCCAACGGCTAGCTTTCCTATATAAGGCAATCTAGCTTTTTAGATCAATCACCTTTGCCATTTAATTTTATCTATATCTAATTCAAAGGTTTTTAAGAACTCCATTGCAAATTCCCCACCTCAAATCCTTGATCTCTTGAGATTTAACCGACGATTCGAGAATTGATCCGTGCATCTTCAAGATCTCATCATCCTCTCTTTCAACCACACATATTTCGATTTTAACCATCGTACAAAGTTTCCCTCTCCGATCTTGTTACTTTTGGAGGTTCAGGACTCCTAGGCGGTAGTGGTCGCCGGGAGAAATCAACTTCTGATCGAGCCGGAAAGTTTGTACGGGATTGAAGGCCTCCCTAAGGTCTTCACATAGTGGAAAGAGCTCCTACTTCGTCGAAGGAGCTCACGGAGAAGAAGGTGTgcgttcgtggcgttcggtgtcctTCGTGGTACCGCACCTCTCTAGCGGTGACTAGGTTCCCCTCAAGGAAGTAACacatcgggatacatcgtcgtctccgtgTGCTTCAGTTATTTCTTTCCACCTATTtaatttgtgatagccatcgagatTAAAGTTCTTGATATATGTAAATTTTTTCATATACGGTGCTCCACttttcaaccccccccccccccaggttACCGACATTGAACTTTCAAAAACCTTATCTCTTAGCCGTTGGGGGTTGGGGAGTGTGATGATAGCTTGAGCACTCAAGCGAATCCAGGGGCAGTGTGACCCTGTGGTGATGCTTATATCTAAAACTCACCTTGATAAGGTGGGGCGGATCTAGTGAGGGTTCAAACAAGAATGCATGGTGCTTTCGTGGCAGAGAGTAACATGAGGCGTGGAGAGTTTTATCCTCCTATGGGAAAGTGGAGTGGTGATTGATCTATAAAGATCCATCCTAACTACATCTCTTGTAGATGGTGGTAATGAGGAGGCACAATGGAGGCTCATGAGTATATATGGAGAGTCCGCTAGTATAGGGAGATAAAAAAGAAAACTTAGAAAAGGCATCGTGATTTATACAGGCAGATTGTTATTAGAGCCAGTAATTAGGGATTGGAATTAAATGCTCTATATCACCGAGAAGGAAGAAGGGAAACCATAGATCAATCTAATATGCTACATTGTGAATGTGGTGATAGACCCTAAAACTGTGGCAAATGAGATCTTCGACTCATGTCTGTAGTATCGATATATACTAGTAAACACTATGGTGAATTTTTTTTACAATTTTTTCAATTCGAATAAATAGTTCTAGAGATTTTTTTATTAGTTTGAATATTTAATCCTGAAGAAAATCCCACCAAAACTCTCTTGTCAAACATGCCATGTGCACATATCGTAttatgagaagagagaagtgaaatTATTTTTCGTGAAAGATAATACTATTGTGTAATGTTTATGCAGTGCAAAAGCTTATGACACGTTATATTTGTTTTTATTTAGAAATTGACACGTAGTCTTCTAAATTGGAAATAATGGAGTGGCCTGGTGGGCCTCGAGCCCTGGCTGCGTTCGGTGAAACCAATTGTAAATGGCCCAATTATGAGGTTTAATCATAAATAGATAGATGACCTATGCATCCCGAGAAATCGGCAAACTCTCGCACAAGAACAAGATGGTATCCCTGCATGCTCTTGGCTTCCGCCGCCTTCGGAAACTATGGCAAGAGACCTCGACGGAAGCCATGTCAGAGAGCGCCAAGTCCGGCCTGCAGGCGTTCGCTCTAGCCCTTAATAAGCGCCTCGCAGACGACGCTGCCAGAAGCAACCGTAACCTCATCTTCTCGCCGGTGTCCGTCTACGCGGCGCTATCACTGGTGACCGCCGGCGCCCGCGAGCGCACCCTCTCGGAGCTgctcggcgtcctcggcgcgGTGTCGCGGGACGACCTCGCCGGGTCTGTCCGTGTGCTGTCGGAGCAGGCCTTGGCCGACCAGTCACAGACGGGCGGGCCGCGCGTCAGCTTCGCGTGCGCCTTGTGGCACGACAAGACGAGGCCTCTCAAGCCGGCTTACATCGACGCCGCCGTCAAGTCGTACAAGGCGCGGACGTGCTCCGTAGACTTCCACAAGAAGGTCAGCACCCATCTTTCCTTCGCCTTATTTGATCGATCTATGAttatataatactccctccggccGTTCCGGCAAGTTAGGCCTAGGCGTATCTTAGGTTATCAATTTGACCAATATAATACAAGTTGTAGAACACAAAAATCATACCATTGGAAAGCATGACATGtcagctttctaatgatatatactaggagtatgtgttttgtaatattaTGTTGATTAAATTAAAAACCTAGATACATGCATAGACTCAATACACTGAGACGGAGATAGTAGTTAGGTATACAAATCGATGCCAAATTGTCGATTAATATGTGCATGCAAATATATGTGGTGCTGTGATGCAGCCAGGGGAAGCAGCGAAGCGAATCAACGCATGGGTGAGGGCATCCACCAACAACCTTATCACTGAAATCATTGATCCGAGTCAACTGTGCCCGCGGACCGACCTCGTGCTAGCCAACGCCATCTACTTCAAGGGCAAGTGGCGCCAGCCTTTCAACGAGGAGTATaccgaggaggacgagttccACCGCCTCGACGGCAGTACTGTCGAGGTGTCCTTCATGCAAGATGATTCGCGAAGGCAGCGCATCGCCTGCCACCGCGGGTTCCATGGGCGGATCCAGGATCAAAATCAAGAGGGGGCGAAAATGTGCTAATGAGGGAAAAATCTCATGTTAAGTGGGGGTAAATGACTGTTTTAAGCTTACTATTACAAAGGGACGGAAAATTGAGTGGGGGCATCTGCCCCCCATAGCTAACACTCTAGATCCGCCCATGGCGGGTTCAAGGTGCTCCAGCTCGACTACGAGGAAGGCAGGAAGCCGCAGGCGCTCTACTCGATGTGCGTCTTCCTCCCCAACACACGCAAGGGGCTGCCGCGGCTGACCGACAGGATCGCGGCCGACCCTGACTTTGTAAGGAAGCACCTGCCCACGGGGACCGTCGAGGTCGGCGAGTTCCGTCTACCCAGGTTCAAGCTCAATTTCTCCACCGGCATGAACTGCGTTCTCCAGGATCTGGGAATCAAGGAGGCCTTTGAGGAGGGGAAGGCTAACTTCTATGACATGGTGGCGGATGATGGCCCCGTCAGGAGGCTCAACCTCCAGGAAGTACTCCACAAGGCTGTCATCGAGGTGAACGAGGAAGGCACTGAGGCGGCCGCTGTTACCGCTTGCCGGATGAAGGTTACTTGTCAGGTCGACAAACTGCCCAAGCTTGTGGACTTCGTCGCTGATCATCCATTTGCATTCTTTGTGATCGAGGAGGTGTCTGGTGCAATCTTGTTTGCAGGGCACGTGCTTGACCCTTCAAGCGAGTGACAACTGACAACACATCCACGGTTAGGGTTTAGAGTTTAAGAAACCCAAAACCTGAACCCACGACCAAGCCTGA includes:
- the LOC124689133 gene encoding putative serpin-Z5, which translates into the protein MSESAKSGLQAFALALNKRLADDAARSNRNLIFSPVSVYAALSLVTAGARERTLSELLGVLGAVSRDDLAGSVRVLSEQALADQSQTGGPRVSFACALWHDKTRPLKPAYIDAAVKSYKARTCSVDFHKKPGEAAKRINAWVRASTNNLITEIIDPSQLCPRTDLVLANAIYFKGKWRQPFNEEYTEEDEFHRLDGSTVEVSFMQDDSRRQRIACHRGSAHGGFKVLQLDYEEGRKPQALYSMCVFLPNTRKGLPRLTDRIAADPDFVRKHLPTGTVEVGEFRLPRFKLNFSTGMNCVLQDLGIKEAFEEGKANFYDMVADDGPVRRLNLQEVLHKAVIEVNEEGTEAAAVTACRMKVTCQVDKLPKLVDFVADHPFAFFVIEEVSGAILFAGHVLDPSSE